In the genome of Parasteatoda tepidariorum isolate YZ-2023 chromosome 10, CAS_Ptep_4.0, whole genome shotgun sequence, the window TGTTCTTATCTATGCACTTATTTGctcctttgaaaataacaaaaaaaacatatgacaTATCGCATTATGAACGTAAAAGTATTATCACCTTCTTCCTACCACTCCCTACGTAGCAGAGAAGTGGGGACACTTAGTATTCAGttgttaaaaagtttacaaaattcTGGTTGGgtatgcataaattattaagaattataagaAGACAATCTTTGAATAACTAtagaaattataagaatataaacatagaataactataagaattataagaatataatctTAGAATAACtataagaattataagaatataatcATGGAATAACCATaagaaatataagaatataGTCTTAGAATAACtataagaattataagaatataatctTAGAATAACtataagaattataagaatataaaaactgtaaattgTAGAGAGAACCCAATTGCagattttaaatcaacaaagcaaaaaaatttctgaatccGTTCAAAGATCTCAGGCAgcagaaaacaagaagaaaaaaaaatttccccgctgtttttcttttttttcacaaaactctgagtataaaattaaaaataagcatatcaTTTTCCATTTTGCATTTCTTCTCTCAACATATACTATTCTTCAAAAatctatcttaaaatttatgagtGTTCATTGAAGGATGATAtcgcttttaaatttcaatatatatttctgaatatatGACACAATATAACTGCATAACTCATTTTTAACGTAGTAGgtgtttctgaaaaagaaatgttttctcTGAAAGGCACCAGTTTTTGTCAGGTAACTTAGTGCCATCTAAATTGTCGCCTAGAATTGGTTTAAACATTATTCTAACACATAGTAAACTTTCTTGCTATCGTATAaacacactttttaaaaacatgattcaTAGCaaagctttaaaatgcaaaaagctttatatattcaaaaaaagcttttttatcttttattcttcttagtttaagtaaatttgttattaaaaaaatcaaggcAACCTAAAAGTAAGTATTTTTCCCACCATTAAAAacgtagtatttatttattttttgtttatttttatttgctttaaaattaaatttaacagttctaagtaaattatggtttttcaCTCTAAATAAGTTACTGATAGGAATATAATTCATTGTGTTTCATCAAATTACCGGTACCGATTGATAACCTGTAGCaggtactaaaatatatttgagagGTCAACATAATAAACAGGtgggaaaaaaaactgagcCGGGTACTGTGTAATTGCTGAATACTCGGTACATCCCTATTTTACAGTCATGATTATCATTAACCAACATGCCCTTATCATTAACCAACGCATAACGAAAAACTGGTGCAAAGTCCCGAAATTGCATATTCTACATTATCTTGGCCTACAACAAAACGAAAAAGACATGAAGGCTTCTATttgtaaatgtgtttttttttcttgtatttgttAGACTGGGACTCTGAATAATGCCTAATCAATGTATGTAATATCGTTAACATATACCACAGATGAGATTTAAGAAAGTTCGACCCAGATAGcaaaagaaactcaaacaaatGATAGTTTCTGTAGATCAACACGAATCAGCCGTCACAGAAATGACAGCTGTTTCATTATCTACTACTGCTTCTGCAATTAACATTCCGAACTTTCAGCTTGAATCTAGAAATCGTTGCATACCATTTTACTCCAAAGAAAGTAAAGCTAAGCTTCATTTTTCTATACCTAGTAAGTTTATGTTTCATCTaactttttgtaacaaaataacgACACAAAGTTATATCAGTATGAAaccaaaaattagattttatttatatcatgaaTGGCACACGAATGTGAATCATATTTGACATATTTCTAATGAGTATATACTGACAGCACCTTTTTCGGAACTTTGATTAGTTTGCGACAAAGAGGGCATCGATTCTTATGAAATATCAACCATTTATAGACGCAATCAGTGTGAAAACTATGCGAGCAAACTAATTTCAGCAATGGCTGATACGGTTCAGTATCCAAGCATATGGAACAAGCTAAACGTTCTTTATTAGTATACATATCATCGGAGCACGCATCTTTGAGTTCCGCCAATTTAGAAGAGATACACTCATCGCTTACTTTTGTAGAACTATCAACATTCTGTTTAGTCACTCGCACAGTAATTACGGCATTACTTTCAGTTGGTCTCACAACAGTTGCAACGACACTCTCAGTTGGTCTCACAACTGTTGTAACTTCATCCACAGTCTGCCTCGCAGTTGCAGGAGTTTCATTTTTGGTCCGTTGCACAATAGTTGCAGTCTGTCTCACAATAGCAGCAGCTTCATTCATAGTCTGTCTCACAACGGTTGCAGCTTCATTTACAGTCTGTCTCACAATCACTACATCTTCATTTCTAGCCTGCCTCACAACAGCTGCAGTTTCCTGCTTAATTTTTCTGACattagatgtttttttattagcagaatttcttaattttctttcgtCCCCTCCGCAATCGTATGGTTTATACGCCCGGCGAGCATTTTTCCTTTCCTTCGGCATAATGTTgcctgtaaattaaattaaatattcaaatcgattcataaatttctattaaaaaaatttagtaaagtcaaacacttaatgtttttttcttaatattttataaccggtgttgagcagccgaccaaattctgaatttacaattattagtgttcaactccgtagccttgtaattttgaacgaaaCCCAGAAGACcaaagaactcctggatcacgcATTAGAACCTATTAGCCTtcgtaaagaacattttaatggTACTACCACGCATTTGCGTTAGGTAGaaaggaaaactacgaaaactctcccacagttagcccgatagcaaggggattctaaccatggtccgtctaccactgatgatattttacatcagaacTTTGGTCGGTGCGAATcggaagcagaattcgtatcaaccagccacgactgggattcgaatctagTTTACCTAATTGAGGGGCAAACTCCTATCACTTGAGACGCCATGGCTTCATTTGAAGCAATCATAAccattgaaacatttatttttttttaaatataattaagtaatttccTAAGCCTAATAAAAAGGAAACGTTATTTCTGAATATAATCTGCTATATGTTATAGTAGAACATgcctttataaataataataaaaaattgggacattttgaaatcattatacAAGAGTTCAAATAGCTCATACATAAATGGTTCTTAAATTAAATGGTTCATGGTATCGTTAGCTGAGAACCAGGTATATGGGGAAAAAAGATTACGAGGCTTCTTGTTGAAGGGCAACATACCTCTCCATGACTCTGAACAAGGAGCTTTGATTGATTTGAGGTATAGGAATAAAATTCTAGAGCCCTCCATTCTTTTCTCAAGGTTACAATTAGCCCTGATTACACGTTAATGAACGGCGCTGCACAGCCGCGTAAAGCTTATCTGGTCAACCATTTTCCCTGAGAGTGAAAACATTTGCTACATCGGCTAACCAGCCAGATCTCCAGACCTCAACCCTATGGAGCGAGTCTGAGACGCTCTACGGAGGACTATATAAAACTCGCAATCCCCCTTCGAAAACCATTCTAGAGTCAGATAACAGAGTTGTTGAGCGAGTGAGAACAGTTAAAGTATGAACTTATGTACTGTCTTGTATGCTCGCttattaacaaacaaattttaggatgtggtaattaattattgcaactAATTAATCACGTAAATTCAACGCATCAATCACGTAAAAATCACTGGAGGCTTGTaactaaacaattatttattgttgaacTAAACAAGCGATGAAATAACCAGCATGTGACGTTTACAATGATAATATAGATAATATGAAATAGgtccaagaaataaaattctctttcgTTCTCACACTCTTACTTCTCGTCATCAAAACTCAACTATTGTTATTCGTTATTCATCCGCAGATCTTGTGTCTCGCTCCAGCTTTAACAGGAAAGTCTCATGGTTGGCGCCAAACCACGGAACCGTCTTGTTTAATGTCCGAAATGAAATCACGCTGTAATATTTACATATCTGAAACTTTacatatttatctattattttagtTCGATTCTGTGACCACAGTTTTACCCCCCTACAGACTCTGAGCACTGCTATATCCGCTTGCTcatcatacatattttattttttctgctttatcTCTTATCGGCAAAatacattcaataaaattaggTGCCAGCAttgatttgaacaaaattaaattatgcgaCATGTGAGTAACCCCTCACAATTATAAATGATACCAGTAAAATTCTATTCATTGGTTGGTTgattctaatgccacttgccacacgggcaagcttgcttggtgaaaccgagcagattttaggcagagtgtgcgattcttgtttttcagtggcgccgtctatggccaagaatttgacttcgccgcaccatacgtcacacctgtttataaggcggacccattcttacatccattcattcatccacagatcgtaattttgacctgattcagagaacgatcgatctctaATCCAGTAcgcccagaggtattgatttgttatgagaacatggaggacttggcgactcgacagaattttaacgtgtATTAGTCACcaactacacaggg includes:
- the LOC107446142 gene encoding uncharacterized protein, with protein sequence MPKERKNARRAYKPYDCGGDERKLRNSANKKTSNVRKIKQETAAVVRQARNEDVVIVRQTVNEAATVVRQTMNEAAAIVRQTATIVQRTKNETPATARQTVDEVTTVVRPTESVVATVVRPTESNAVITVRVTKQNVDSSTKVSDECISSKLAELKDACSDDMYTNKERLACSICLDTEPYQPLLKLVCSHSFHTDCVYKWLIFHKNRCPLCRKLIKVPKKVLSVYTH